The Nocardia arthritidis genome has a window encoding:
- a CDS encoding TetR/AcrR family transcriptional regulator: MSAPLTLERADSRRNRALVLAAARRAFAEKGTSVTLVEIARSAGVGAGTVYRHFPTKSALLQAVMQERIDRMTELIAAGLEASDPGATFFAVCTELVVSAPRVQALCDLVQSDDGWPNALIGARFHQALGALLRAAQLQGSVRADITVADITEIFTGCVAIQRHRRYDGRLSRGAGLVLDSLRAPTAVTKVGAQAKRHNEIGARNEMEQTRHCPICGTAMRPAGTGRPPRYCSSACRQKAHRRRAADRGRAAG; the protein is encoded by the coding sequence ATGTCCGCTCCACTGACCCTCGAGCGCGCCGACTCCCGGCGCAACCGCGCACTGGTGCTCGCCGCCGCCCGGCGTGCCTTTGCCGAGAAGGGCACTTCGGTCACGCTGGTCGAGATCGCACGGTCGGCCGGTGTCGGCGCAGGCACCGTATACCGGCACTTCCCAACGAAATCCGCGCTGTTACAGGCGGTGATGCAGGAGCGCATCGATCGGATGACGGAGCTGATCGCCGCCGGGCTCGAAGCATCGGATCCCGGCGCGACGTTCTTCGCGGTCTGTACCGAACTCGTGGTATCCGCGCCGCGCGTGCAGGCGCTGTGCGATCTCGTGCAATCCGATGACGGCTGGCCGAATGCGCTGATCGGCGCGCGATTCCATCAGGCGCTCGGCGCCCTGCTGCGGGCCGCGCAGCTGCAGGGCAGCGTGCGCGCCGATATCACCGTCGCCGACATTACCGAGATATTCACCGGATGTGTTGCCATCCAACGACATCGACGATACGACGGCCGACTGTCGCGCGGTGCGGGCCTGGTGCTCGACTCGCTACGGGCGCCGACGGCCGTTACGAAAGTCGGTGCGCAGGCCAAGCGCCATAACGAAATTGGCGCGCGTAACGAAATGGAACAAACTAGGCACTGCCCGATCTGCGGCACCGCAATGCGACCCGCCGGTACCGGTCGCCCGCCGCGCTACTGTTCGTCGGCGTGCCGACAGAAGGCGCATCGCAGGCGTGCCGCCGATCGCGGGCGGGCGG
- a CDS encoding NmrA/HSCARG family protein, with product MSTQQSPILITGATGKQGNATARKLRADGVPVRALVRDPDAPSARELAGLGAELVVGDFDAPDTLTPAVAGTRAVFLVPPAAFGPSGWDSELEAARGIAMVDAAVRAGVEQIVFTGIAQLRDDSWGTYGKDKIENAVAASGLRYTLLRPVRFMENYLNAATLTLDGIRADGVHRHLFPADQPLQMIAVADIAELAALIFADPARFHGRTLELAGDAPTPVAAAELITAATGHKITYQEITAAEADAIGKQIGNTWRLTHEHGGWQADIQALREILPGLQSLESWLAATGTARIKALLDEQRPAAG from the coding sequence ATGTCCACTCAGCAGTCCCCCATTCTGATCACCGGAGCCACTGGCAAGCAGGGCAATGCCACTGCGCGCAAACTCCGCGCCGACGGTGTGCCGGTGCGCGCCCTGGTGCGCGACCCCGATGCGCCATCGGCACGCGAATTGGCCGGGCTCGGCGCGGAATTGGTGGTCGGCGATTTCGACGCACCGGATACCTTGACACCGGCGGTCGCCGGCACCCGCGCCGTATTCCTCGTTCCCCCCGCCGCTTTCGGACCGAGCGGCTGGGATTCCGAACTGGAGGCCGCGCGCGGCATCGCCATGGTCGACGCCGCGGTCCGGGCCGGCGTCGAGCAGATCGTGTTCACCGGCATCGCGCAACTGCGCGACGACTCATGGGGCACGTACGGCAAAGACAAAATCGAAAACGCCGTCGCGGCAAGCGGTCTACGCTACACGCTGCTGCGGCCGGTGCGCTTCATGGAGAATTACCTCAATGCTGCGACACTCACCCTCGACGGCATCCGGGCAGACGGGGTGCATCGCCACCTCTTCCCCGCCGACCAGCCGCTGCAGATGATCGCGGTGGCCGATATCGCCGAATTGGCCGCGCTGATCTTCGCGGACCCGGCGCGATTCCACGGCCGCACACTCGAATTGGCGGGCGACGCACCGACACCGGTGGCCGCGGCCGAACTGATCACCGCGGCCACCGGACACAAGATCACCTATCAGGAAATCACCGCCGCCGAAGCGGACGCAATCGGTAAGCAGATCGGCAATACCTGGCGGCTGACCCACGAACACGGCGGCTGGCAGGCGGACATCCAAGCGCTTCGGGAAATCCTGCCCGGTCTCCAATCCCTCGAATCCTGGCTCGCCGCAACGGGAACCGCTCGGATCAAGGCGTTGTTGGACGAACAGCGTCCGGCCGCTGGCTGA
- the smc gene encoding chromosome segregation protein SMC, with product MHLKSLTLKGFKSFASATTLRFEPGITCVVGPNGSGKSNVVDALTWVMGEQGAKALRGGKMQDVIFAGTSGRAPLGRAEVTLTIDNSDGALPIDYAEVSITRRMFRDGAGEYEINGSSCRLMDVQELLSDSGIGREMHVIVGQGQLSAILESRPEDRRAFVEEAAGVLKHRKRKEKAVRKLEAMQANLARLTDLTTELRRQLKPLGRQAEVARRAATVQADLRDARLRLAADDLVTRRGELESQQSKEAYAREQQVTVQAELDAANAALAQQEFQLGKLTPSAEAAAQIWFQLSALAERVNATIRIAEDRARHLDTETPVGTGRDPEQLEAEADRVEAEEAELREAVEIATETLEAARDALAEREHAAKAAEQAHLAAVRAIADRREGAARLAGQVDTLRIRAQSVDGEIARLSAALAESRQRHEAAQAEFDAVQTELGELEAGEDGLDAQHEHAVQALELADERVAELRDQDRDAGKRVASLTARIEALGMGLARRDGAAWLVENRAQGLLGPLSGLLRVHGGYEAAVAAALGPLADAVTADTGSTAHAAVRALKEADGGRAALVFGGGPVAAADNAPLPDGARWLADVVDCSEQVRPAIAALTAGLVVAENLSTASELVAGRPHLRVVTRDGDLTGNGWLLGGSDRAPSQLEIQADIDAAKADLVASQRRAEELEAALAGALAEQADRKEAVDQALLALHESDQAMIGIYDRLGRLGHAARAAQAEGDRLVTQRLEAEAGREETLAELADLEDRLRNAELERGDSDDDGAATESAGQEREEAAAALAEARSMEVEARLAVRTAEERAESVRGKADSLRRAARAERETRARAERAQAARRRAAEVAAAVAESGARVAAELETVVAQAATRRDDLVRRRTECAAQVDQVKERVRALSAQLTQLTDAVHRDEVAKAQAALRIEQLEQTIAEQFGIALADLIAEYGPDVPLPPSDLEWREYEEAKDRGDQVSPPQPQPYDRATQERRAKRAEKDLGTLGKVNPLALEEFAALEERYNFLATQLEDVKNARKDLLEVVAEVDARILQVFTEAYADVEREFVEVFAKLFPGGEGRLLLTDPSDMLTTGIEVEARPPGKKVKRLSLLSGGEKSLTAVALLVAIFRARPSPFYVMDEVEAALDDTNLRRLIGLFEQLREKSQLIVITHQKPTMEIADALYGVSMRGDGITQVISQRLRGENLVGAAS from the coding sequence TTGCACCTGAAGAGCCTGACGCTGAAGGGTTTCAAATCCTTCGCGTCCGCGACGACGCTGCGCTTCGAACCGGGCATCACCTGTGTGGTCGGGCCGAACGGTTCGGGAAAGTCGAACGTCGTCGACGCGCTCACCTGGGTGATGGGTGAGCAGGGCGCGAAGGCGTTGCGCGGCGGCAAGATGCAGGACGTGATCTTCGCGGGCACCTCGGGCCGCGCCCCGCTCGGGCGCGCGGAGGTGACGCTGACCATCGACAATTCCGATGGCGCGCTGCCCATCGACTACGCCGAGGTGTCGATCACCCGCCGGATGTTCCGCGACGGCGCGGGCGAATACGAGATCAACGGCAGCTCCTGCCGCCTGATGGACGTGCAGGAACTGCTCAGCGATTCGGGTATCGGCCGGGAAATGCACGTCATCGTCGGGCAGGGCCAGCTCTCCGCCATCCTGGAGTCGCGTCCCGAGGACCGCAGGGCCTTCGTCGAGGAGGCCGCCGGTGTGCTCAAACACCGCAAACGCAAGGAGAAGGCGGTCCGCAAACTTGAGGCGATGCAGGCGAACCTGGCCCGCCTCACCGACCTCACCACCGAACTGCGCCGCCAGCTCAAACCGCTCGGCAGGCAGGCCGAGGTGGCGCGCCGCGCCGCGACGGTGCAGGCGGATCTGCGCGACGCGCGCCTGCGCCTGGCCGCCGACGACCTGGTGACCAGGCGCGGCGAGTTGGAGAGTCAGCAGAGCAAGGAGGCGTACGCGCGCGAGCAGCAGGTCACCGTGCAGGCCGAACTCGATGCCGCCAATGCCGCACTCGCGCAACAGGAATTCCAGCTCGGCAAGCTGACCCCGAGCGCGGAGGCGGCCGCGCAGATCTGGTTCCAGCTGTCCGCGCTGGCCGAACGGGTCAATGCGACCATCCGCATCGCCGAGGACCGGGCCAGGCATCTCGACACCGAAACCCCGGTCGGCACCGGCCGCGATCCGGAGCAGTTGGAGGCCGAGGCCGATCGGGTGGAGGCCGAGGAGGCCGAGCTCCGCGAGGCCGTCGAGATCGCGACGGAGACGCTGGAGGCCGCCCGCGACGCGCTCGCCGAACGCGAACACGCCGCCAAGGCCGCGGAACAGGCGCATCTGGCGGCGGTCCGGGCGATCGCCGACCGCCGCGAGGGGGCGGCCCGGTTGGCCGGGCAGGTCGACACGCTGCGCATCAGGGCACAGTCGGTGGACGGTGAGATCGCCAGGTTGTCCGCGGCGCTCGCCGAATCCAGGCAGCGCCACGAGGCCGCGCAGGCCGAATTCGACGCGGTCCAAACCGAACTCGGTGAGTTGGAGGCGGGCGAGGACGGCCTCGACGCCCAGCACGAACATGCGGTGCAGGCCCTCGAATTGGCCGACGAGCGCGTCGCCGAACTGCGTGACCAGGATCGCGATGCCGGTAAGCGGGTCGCCTCGTTGACCGCGCGCATCGAGGCGCTCGGCATGGGTTTGGCGCGTCGCGACGGCGCGGCCTGGCTGGTGGAGAACCGGGCGCAGGGCCTGCTCGGCCCGCTGTCCGGGCTGCTGCGGGTGCACGGCGGATACGAGGCCGCGGTGGCCGCCGCGCTCGGTCCGCTCGCCGATGCGGTCACCGCCGACACCGGCAGCACCGCGCATGCGGCCGTGCGCGCGCTGAAGGAGGCCGACGGCGGCCGTGCCGCACTGGTTTTCGGCGGTGGCCCGGTGGCGGCGGCCGATAATGCGCCGCTGCCCGACGGCGCCCGCTGGCTGGCCGATGTCGTCGACTGTTCCGAACAGGTGCGTCCGGCCATAGCCGCCTTGACCGCCGGACTCGTGGTTGCCGAAAATCTTTCCACGGCAAGCGAACTCGTCGCCGGGCGACCGCACCTGCGGGTGGTCACCCGCGATGGTGACCTGACCGGTAACGGCTGGCTGCTCGGCGGATCCGATCGCGCGCCGAGTCAGCTGGAGATCCAGGCCGATATCGATGCCGCGAAGGCCGATCTCGTCGCGTCCCAGCGCCGCGCCGAGGAACTGGAGGCTGCGCTCGCCGGTGCGCTCGCCGAGCAGGCCGACCGAAAGGAGGCCGTCGACCAGGCCCTGCTGGCGCTGCACGAATCGGATCAGGCCATGATCGGCATCTACGACCGGCTCGGCAGGCTCGGCCATGCGGCGCGCGCCGCGCAGGCCGAAGGCGACCGGCTGGTCACCCAGCGGCTGGAGGCCGAGGCGGGTCGCGAGGAAACGCTCGCCGAACTCGCCGACCTCGAAGACCGTTTGCGCAACGCCGAACTCGAACGGGGCGACTCCGACGACGACGGCGCCGCAACCGAATCCGCCGGCCAGGAGCGCGAGGAGGCCGCGGCCGCGCTCGCCGAGGCCCGATCCATGGAGGTGGAGGCGCGGCTGGCCGTGCGCACCGCCGAGGAGCGCGCGGAATCGGTTCGCGGCAAAGCCGATTCGCTGCGCCGGGCGGCCAGGGCCGAACGCGAGACGCGAGCCCGTGCCGAACGCGCGCAGGCCGCCCGCCGCAGGGCCGCCGAGGTGGCGGCGGCCGTCGCGGAATCCGGCGCCAGGGTGGCGGCCGAACTGGAAACGGTTGTGGCACAGGCCGCGACGCGCCGCGACGACCTGGTGCGCCGCCGCACCGAATGCGCCGCCCAGGTCGACCAGGTGAAGGAGCGGGTGCGCGCGCTGAGCGCTCAGCTCACCCAACTCACCGATGCCGTGCACCGCGACGAGGTGGCAAAGGCCCAGGCCGCCTTGCGGATCGAGCAGTTGGAGCAGACCATCGCCGAACAGTTCGGCATCGCGCTGGCCGACCTGATCGCCGAATACGGTCCGGATGTCCCGCTGCCGCCGTCCGATCTGGAATGGCGGGAGTACGAGGAGGCCAAGGACCGCGGCGACCAGGTGTCCCCGCCGCAGCCGCAGCCGTACGACCGGGCCACCCAGGAGCGCCGCGCCAAACGCGCCGAAAAGGATCTCGGCACCCTCGGCAAGGTGAATCCCCTTGCGCTGGAAGAGTTCGCGGCGCTCGAGGAGCGCTACAACTTCCTGGCCACCCAACTGGAGGATGTGAAGAACGCCAGGAAAGACCTGCTCGAGGTGGTCGCCGAGGTGGATGCGCGGATCCTGCAGGTCTTCACCGAGGCCTACGCCGATGTGGAACGCGAATTCGTCGAGGTGTTCGCGAAACTGTTCCCCGGCGGCGAGGGGCGGCTGCTGCTCACCGACCCGTCCGACATGCTGACCACCGGCATCGAGGTGGAGGCCCGCCCGCCGGGCAAGAAGGTGAAGCGGCTCTCGCTGCTGTCCGGCGGTGAAAAATCGCTCACCGCCGTCGCATTGCTGGTCGCCATCTTCCGTGCCCGTCCCTCGCCGTTCTACGTGATGGACGAGGTCGAGGCCGCGCTGGACGACACCAACCTGCGCAGGCTCATCGGCCTGTTCGAGCAGCTGCGCGAGAAGAGCCAGCTGATCGTCATCACCCACCAGAAGCCGACCATGGAGATCGCCGACGCGCTGTACGGCGTGAGCATGCGCGGCGACGGCATCACCCAGGTGATCTCGCAGCGGTTGCGCGGGGAGAATCTGGTCGGCGCGGCCAGCTGA